The proteins below are encoded in one region of Streptomyces cyanogenus:
- a CDS encoding ADP-ribosylglycohydrolase family protein — translation MQWEAVRASAQWAAYGDALGFITELTDTAGVRRRIGRDDVTTTVPWKRRIGGRYGRDMPLPAGAYSDDTQLRLATSRAIRGDGEFDAEAFAKIEVVAWQAYALGAGRGTKAAATGLMRVEAKWSQNIFATKAARYVDIGGNGAAMRIQPHVWSARDLTNWDHITRDVVRNAVSTHGHPRGILGAVLHAILLAHALDTNELPGPKQWRPAIDWLEQVPDVIAKDDELAYLWLPTWTDAAGIDFRSAAVTVANECRAALETFDPTAPLTAETYAALVEQWGGFNDATRGSGTVTTLLAAVLAHAYADSPEAGLLLAVNTLGSDTDTIATMAGALLGAVTAGPPPGAVQDVQVIDSEARRMWDISQGREASTFAYPDLLRWSPPKATLDLVGHTAMGPALAGLGPLTPTDTPTASNQATYVWGTLPFGQRVLVRARQDLRPLDENLLPGDVRQPRSQPAGDAPREQQLLFEAPLQTAVSADQRPHLSGTAPAAVSERAHRHAPPPIEEIVQELARNGFAPDQVGRALLQQIRGGRYSVERAAAFAGLLARAYHQGDQ, via the coding sequence ATGCAATGGGAGGCAGTACGCGCCTCAGCCCAGTGGGCGGCGTACGGAGACGCACTCGGCTTCATCACCGAACTGACCGACACCGCTGGCGTGCGACGCCGCATCGGGCGCGATGACGTCACCACCACCGTCCCCTGGAAAAGGCGCATCGGAGGACGCTACGGACGCGACATGCCCCTACCGGCAGGCGCGTACTCCGACGACACCCAGCTACGCCTGGCCACTTCACGTGCCATTCGCGGAGACGGAGAATTCGACGCCGAGGCATTCGCGAAGATCGAAGTCGTCGCATGGCAGGCCTACGCACTCGGAGCCGGCCGCGGGACCAAAGCGGCAGCCACCGGCTTGATGCGGGTCGAAGCCAAGTGGTCACAGAACATCTTCGCCACCAAAGCCGCCCGCTACGTCGACATCGGCGGCAATGGTGCCGCCATGCGCATCCAACCCCACGTCTGGTCCGCACGGGACCTCACCAACTGGGACCACATCACCCGCGACGTCGTACGAAACGCCGTCAGTACCCACGGCCACCCCCGAGGCATCCTCGGCGCCGTCCTGCACGCCATCCTGCTGGCCCACGCCCTGGACACCAACGAACTTCCCGGCCCCAAGCAGTGGCGCCCCGCAATCGACTGGCTGGAGCAGGTACCGGACGTCATCGCAAAAGACGACGAACTCGCGTACCTGTGGCTACCCACGTGGACTGATGCCGCAGGCATCGACTTCCGCTCAGCCGCAGTCACCGTCGCCAACGAATGCCGCGCAGCACTCGAAACCTTCGACCCCACAGCACCCCTGACCGCAGAGACCTACGCTGCTCTGGTGGAGCAGTGGGGCGGCTTCAACGACGCGACTCGCGGATCAGGCACGGTCACCACCCTGCTTGCAGCGGTGCTCGCCCATGCTTATGCCGACTCACCCGAAGCCGGCCTGCTCCTCGCCGTGAACACTCTCGGCTCGGACACCGACACCATCGCCACCATGGCTGGCGCGCTCCTAGGTGCCGTCACAGCAGGCCCTCCACCTGGCGCAGTGCAAGATGTGCAGGTAATCGACTCCGAGGCACGCCGCATGTGGGACATTTCCCAAGGGCGCGAAGCCAGCACCTTCGCCTACCCAGATCTGCTCCGTTGGAGCCCCCCCAAGGCCACACTCGACCTTGTAGGCCACACGGCTATGGGACCGGCACTGGCCGGTCTGGGGCCTCTTACCCCTACGGACACACCGACGGCGAGCAACCAGGCCACATACGTGTGGGGCACCTTGCCCTTCGGCCAGAGGGTCTTGGTCCGTGCCAGGCAAGATCTCAGGCCTCTGGATGAGAACCTGCTCCCGGGCGATGTGAGACAACCGCGGAGCCAACCTGCTGGGGATGCTCCGAGAGAACAACAACTTCTCTTCGAAGCTCCATTGCAGACTGCTGTATCCGCCGATCAAAGGCCTCACCTCTCCGGAACTGCGCCCGCTGCCGTGAGCGAACGCGCCCATAGGCACGCACCCCCGCCCATTGAAGAGATCGTTCAAGAGCTGGCGAGAAACGGCTTTGCCCCCGACCAGGTAGGCCGTGCACTGCTCCAGCAGATCCGAGGCGGCCGATACAGCGTAGAGCGGGCTGCTGCGTTCGCTGGGCTCCTTGCCCGCGCCTACCATCAAGGCGATCAATAG
- a CDS encoding TnsA-like heteromeric transposase endonuclease subunit → MDVEAAFATAAGQATQLPWDRATSVRFEDLAPVSAFPVVPGRRWGPGWWWSATTGRHVVHGSAAMRTQLMVLDRDPDVTGLSARPVRLLWCDPDGRVRSWVPQLFARYADGTGLLADCPSSPTAGGDRAQRARMVLEAACVRVGWSYRRLEPPPAVVAANLRWLAGYRHPRYQGPPGLQAALAEAFAAPRPLADGVAVVGDSLQVLPAAYHALWCGHLTTPLDEPLHERALTWSDAERGEGVERRLSNVGGDPERG, encoded by the coding sequence ATGGACGTCGAAGCGGCATTCGCCACCGCTGCCGGGCAGGCAACGCAGCTGCCGTGGGATCGGGCGACGTCGGTGCGGTTCGAGGATCTGGCGCCGGTATCCGCGTTTCCGGTCGTTCCGGGCCGCCGGTGGGGGCCCGGCTGGTGGTGGTCGGCGACCACCGGACGGCACGTGGTGCACGGTTCGGCAGCGATGCGCACCCAGCTGATGGTCCTGGACCGGGACCCGGACGTGACCGGCCTGTCCGCACGTCCGGTACGGCTGCTGTGGTGTGATCCCGACGGGCGGGTGCGCTCGTGGGTGCCTCAGTTGTTCGCCCGGTACGCCGACGGCACCGGCCTGCTCGCGGACTGCCCCTCCAGCCCGACCGCCGGTGGAGACAGGGCGCAGCGGGCGCGGATGGTCCTGGAGGCGGCGTGCGTGCGCGTGGGCTGGTCGTATCGGCGCCTTGAGCCGCCTCCAGCGGTGGTGGCGGCGAACCTGCGATGGCTGGCCGGCTACCGCCACCCCCGTTATCAGGGCCCGCCCGGGCTGCAGGCCGCGCTGGCCGAAGCGTTCGCCGCGCCGCGGCCCCTAGCCGACGGCGTAGCCGTGGTGGGCGATTCCTTGCAGGTCCTACCGGCCGCCTATCACGCGCTGTGGTGCGGGCATCTGACGACGCCTCTCGATGAGCCGCTGCACGAGCGGGCGCTGACCTGGTCAGACGCAGAACGTGGGGAGGGCGTCGAGAGGCGGCTGAGCAACGTCGGCGGCGATCCGGAGAGAGGTTGA
- a CDS encoding AAA family ATPase, producing the protein MTPPVQALSDDIPALVPDDDIRLLVDSPAPTPVFAAPRPLWLDTLSNWRTFAALDRTRPDLADSPPPDAKVSDNDLRLRYHALMPTVVTPAIGRALVVVHQHLLSNRERTHGKPGVIIEGPRGTGKTEILQYIGRYYENKIARLYEPDENRVPVIALRVPPLTRGGRRNWATSFASFLGLKHDGGTDPTRSVCHVMRNSSTLLVLVDGIEQLRAGADAEESLAYLEEISEKTGATFVFAGRAARSIVDPLTRDRETALADHEEIWGDYASLRTSRIGYDDEGRKLFAKIVREFDKRLCLHHHQPDDLTNLHEYLHRRSKGYMRALSQLVSQGAQKAIWEKKERITQDLLETLAIGRSNII; encoded by the coding sequence ATGACACCGCCGGTACAGGCCCTGAGCGACGACATCCCCGCCCTCGTCCCGGACGACGACATCCGCCTGCTCGTCGACTCCCCCGCCCCCACGCCGGTGTTTGCCGCACCCCGCCCGTTGTGGCTAGACACGCTGAGCAACTGGCGTACCTTCGCCGCATTGGACCGCACCCGCCCGGACCTGGCCGACAGTCCGCCGCCCGACGCGAAGGTCAGCGACAACGACCTGCGGCTGCGCTATCACGCCCTGATGCCGACCGTGGTCACCCCCGCCATCGGGCGCGCGCTGGTCGTCGTCCACCAGCACCTGCTGTCCAACCGGGAACGCACCCACGGCAAACCCGGCGTCATCATCGAAGGCCCCCGCGGCACCGGCAAGACCGAAATCCTGCAGTACATCGGCCGCTACTACGAAAACAAGATCGCCCGGCTGTACGAGCCGGACGAGAACCGGGTACCGGTGATCGCACTCCGGGTCCCTCCCCTGACTCGCGGCGGCCGACGGAACTGGGCCACCTCCTTCGCCTCCTTCCTCGGCCTCAAACACGACGGCGGAACCGACCCCACCCGCTCGGTCTGCCATGTAATGCGCAACAGCTCCACCCTGCTGGTCCTCGTCGACGGTATCGAGCAACTGCGGGCCGGCGCGGATGCCGAGGAGTCGCTCGCCTACCTGGAAGAAATCAGTGAGAAGACCGGCGCCACCTTCGTCTTCGCCGGCCGTGCCGCCCGCTCCATCGTCGATCCCCTGACCCGTGACCGCGAGACCGCCCTGGCCGACCACGAGGAGATCTGGGGCGACTACGCCAGCCTACGGACCAGCCGAATCGGCTACGACGACGAAGGCCGCAAGCTGTTCGCGAAAATCGTCCGCGAATTCGACAAACGCCTGTGCCTGCACCACCATCAGCCGGACGACCTGACCAACCTCCACGAATACCTACACCGACGCAGCAAAGGCTACATGCGGGCCCTGTCCCAGCTCGTCAGCCAAGGCGCGCAGAAGGCGATCTGGGAGAAAAAGGAACGCATCACGCAGGACCTGCTGGAGACCCTGGCCATCGGCCGCAGCAACATCATCTGA
- a CDS encoding 3'-5' exonuclease has product MKVLRPTQPTSEQLTVINNHKPGVFVVRGAAGSGKTTTALYRLKFTVGFWQRRRRDGFISGPVRVLVLTYNRTLRGYIEELTQEQLKGNDVELTISTFAKWATDRVAYERILQDHERNRKLDALAAPLPLSADFVRSEVDYVLGRFTPDHLAEYIECERQGRGRSPRMPTPLRRRLLEEVIYPFQEWKKQQQAWDWSDLANAMAAKRADDPYHVVVVDEAQDFSANQVRAVLNHLTDEHTLTFVLDAAQRIYPQRFTWSEVGLSVGSHNSKLLSKNFRNTRQIAAFAAPLLKDVETTDDAAIPDLTSCKEEGDKPLLVQGTFTQQMDHVVQFLNDLGPDNDESVAILHAKGWFGEVKNRLNSAGLAYVELTRNAEWPTGPVNVALSTMHSAKGLEFDHVIIVGLNSEVMPHATEPGDSERDAHLRLLAMSAGRARKTLTITYKPSEASDLIACMDPDTYEVKAV; this is encoded by the coding sequence ATGAAGGTGCTCAGGCCGACGCAGCCGACGAGCGAGCAGCTCACGGTGATCAACAACCACAAGCCGGGGGTGTTCGTCGTACGGGGTGCCGCCGGTAGCGGCAAGACCACTACGGCCTTGTACCGGCTGAAGTTCACCGTCGGCTTTTGGCAGCGTCGCCGCCGCGACGGCTTCATCAGCGGCCCCGTCCGCGTACTGGTCCTCACGTACAACCGCACGCTGCGCGGTTACATCGAGGAACTCACCCAGGAGCAGCTCAAGGGCAATGACGTCGAGCTGACGATCTCCACCTTCGCGAAGTGGGCCACCGACCGTGTGGCCTACGAGCGGATCCTCCAGGACCACGAGCGCAACCGGAAGCTGGATGCTCTGGCCGCTCCTCTGCCGTTGTCCGCCGACTTCGTACGCTCTGAAGTGGACTATGTCCTGGGCCGCTTCACGCCCGACCACCTGGCCGAGTACATCGAGTGCGAACGTCAGGGCCGCGGCCGCTCCCCGCGGATGCCGACCCCGTTGCGCCGCCGGCTGCTGGAGGAGGTGATCTATCCCTTCCAGGAGTGGAAGAAGCAGCAGCAGGCCTGGGACTGGTCCGACCTGGCGAACGCCATGGCGGCCAAGCGCGCCGACGACCCCTACCACGTGGTGGTGGTCGACGAGGCTCAGGACTTCTCCGCCAACCAGGTCCGGGCCGTACTCAACCACCTCACTGACGAGCACACGCTGACCTTCGTCCTCGACGCTGCTCAGCGCATCTACCCTCAGCGCTTCACTTGGAGCGAGGTCGGCCTGAGCGTGGGCTCGCACAACAGCAAGCTGCTGTCGAAGAACTTCCGCAACACCCGGCAGATCGCCGCCTTCGCCGCTCCGCTGCTCAAGGACGTGGAGACAACGGACGACGCCGCGATCCCTGACCTCACCTCTTGCAAGGAGGAGGGCGACAAGCCTCTGCTGGTCCAGGGCACCTTCACCCAGCAGATGGATCATGTGGTGCAGTTCCTCAACGACCTGGGACCCGACAACGACGAGTCCGTCGCCATCCTTCACGCCAAGGGCTGGTTCGGCGAGGTCAAGAACCGTCTTAACTCCGCCGGACTGGCCTACGTCGAACTCACCCGGAACGCCGAGTGGCCGACGGGACCGGTGAACGTTGCCCTGTCGACCATGCACTCCGCCAAGGGGCTGGAGTTCGACCACGTCATCATCGTCGGACTCAACAGCGAAGTCATGCCGCACGCCACCGAGCCAGGTGACAGCGAGCGAGACGCTCACCTGCGCCTGCTGGCCATGTCCGCCGGACGCGCCCGCAAGACGCTGACCATCACCTACAAGCCCTCCGAGGCCAGCGACCTCATCGCCTGCATGGACCCGGACACCTACGAGGTGAAAGCCGTATGA
- a CDS encoding CHAT domain-containing protein, which produces MTRETVLAAVMERLKEFKATGDLRTVVGQAADAEAAALLDSRTHPTADWEVLCAVGLLHWDRYVALQEMQGREEFKSAVRYLSPVYRLVPTIVPNQVGDFLDEVTTWHNQAVDLLEAADTRDRQAIEEAIALLRRAVDFTSDLDPRIAGYLSTLGTGLVDLHIRTGDLDTLAEAVRIGRQSLEAGMSTGADDPTIALYEFRLGQALHAWHERVDDMAVLDESITLLRDAVAKSSTVDRPGFGFALSGSLQARYERVDDQKALREAIDLGREALEGTPAGHSDRWSSLGSLANALLVSYKRTGQLAALEEAIGLYREAVERTPLGHKGRAATLSAVGIALRVRYDSTGDLSSLDDAIGKLREAVQVAHPGDPAKPGFLTNLNHALVVRYRRVPHEATIEEAIEAGRAAVDTVLHDDPRKPGLLVNLGSALMAQHEQTSDLAPLLEASTVLSEAAARTPDQSPHRGMVLSQLGSVLGTIYQRTGDTHALAEAVRLEREATEVTPGRHPDRAKFLTNLGTALYAQQQHSLPGDTTAGDQATAAFREATHMSIAPPHIRLSAARKWGDLEARANHWEEAAQGLSTAVNLLPRVAARYLWRSDQEHQLSQFPGLVSDAAAAALQANNPERALDLLERGRGVLISQALETRSESTELRDRAPELAAQYELLRQELESDLHAGSPPASESLAEAHGAVDRRHRTALRWDLLMEEIRSRPEPELQNFLLPQGFDALRTVAQAGTVITVNVSDYRSDAITLTSDEIRVVPLPALTRETVATQVENFVRAVDTAQDAKADVEERSDAEERVESVLGWLWDVLAEPVLTDLGLTASPTPDQSWPRIWWSPTGPLNFLPLHAAGHHSRLGEAVPPTVMDRAVSSYTPTLRTLSRARAKQPTDPDMPHLVVAMPHTPGQPDLPEAEEAVNVLTRHYPGKTDPLVGSEATVDHVLYTLPGHVWAHFACHGWSDLNSPSESNLSLHDGNLSVLKLSQLHIEDAELAFLSACSTQHGHPTLADEAIHIASAFQLIGYTHVIGTLWPIGVRTARDITRDVYTTLHSAAEPDATGASSAARALSSAVRRARDKAPRVPTLWASYIHTGP; this is translated from the coding sequence ATGACACGGGAGACTGTGCTGGCCGCGGTGATGGAACGGCTCAAGGAGTTCAAGGCGACGGGCGACCTGCGGACCGTCGTGGGACAGGCTGCCGACGCCGAGGCTGCGGCCTTGTTGGACAGTCGTACGCATCCGACGGCCGACTGGGAAGTGCTGTGTGCGGTGGGTCTGCTCCACTGGGACAGATATGTAGCCCTCCAAGAGATGCAGGGACGAGAAGAGTTCAAGTCTGCCGTCCGGTACCTGAGCCCCGTCTACCGACTGGTTCCAACGATCGTGCCGAACCAGGTCGGAGATTTCCTTGATGAAGTAACAACCTGGCACAACCAGGCGGTCGATCTCCTGGAAGCGGCCGACACCCGTGACCGCCAGGCGATCGAAGAAGCGATTGCCTTGTTGCGGCGTGCCGTCGACTTCACGTCGGACCTCGACCCCCGTATCGCCGGCTATCTGTCCACGCTGGGCACTGGCCTGGTGGACCTGCACATCCGCACCGGAGATCTGGATACGCTCGCGGAAGCCGTGCGTATCGGCAGGCAGTCCTTGGAAGCTGGCATGTCCACGGGCGCGGATGACCCCACAATAGCCCTCTACGAATTCCGCCTCGGTCAGGCTCTACACGCCTGGCACGAACGGGTGGACGACATGGCCGTGCTCGACGAGTCCATAACCCTGCTTCGCGACGCTGTCGCGAAGAGCTCCACCGTGGACCGGCCCGGCTTCGGATTCGCTCTCAGCGGCTCGCTTCAAGCACGGTACGAACGTGTGGATGACCAAAAAGCGCTGCGGGAGGCCATCGACCTTGGCCGGGAAGCACTTGAGGGCACCCCCGCTGGTCACTCCGACCGTTGGTCATCCCTCGGGAGCCTTGCCAACGCCCTGCTCGTGTCTTACAAGCGAACCGGACAGTTGGCAGCCCTGGAGGAGGCCATCGGGCTGTACCGGGAGGCAGTCGAACGGACGCCACTTGGACACAAGGGACGGGCGGCCACCCTGTCCGCTGTGGGTATCGCACTGCGCGTGCGTTACGACTCGACGGGCGACCTGAGCTCGCTGGACGATGCGATCGGCAAGTTGCGAGAAGCCGTACAAGTAGCGCACCCGGGCGATCCTGCGAAGCCAGGGTTCCTGACCAACCTCAATCATGCCCTCGTCGTGCGCTACCGGCGTGTGCCACACGAGGCGACCATTGAGGAAGCGATCGAGGCAGGTCGGGCGGCCGTCGACACCGTCCTCCACGATGACCCCCGCAAGCCGGGTCTTCTGGTCAACCTGGGCAGCGCGCTCATGGCCCAGCATGAACAGACCAGCGACCTAGCCCCCCTCCTGGAGGCGTCCACCGTCCTGAGCGAAGCCGCTGCACGGACCCCGGACCAGAGCCCTCACCGCGGCATGGTGCTGTCCCAACTCGGCAGCGTCCTGGGGACGATCTACCAGCGCACCGGTGACACACACGCTCTGGCGGAGGCGGTGCGGCTTGAACGGGAGGCGACTGAGGTAACACCTGGGCGCCACCCAGACCGCGCAAAGTTCCTCACCAACCTCGGCACCGCACTATACGCACAGCAGCAGCACAGCCTGCCAGGAGACACGACCGCAGGCGATCAGGCCACTGCAGCCTTCCGAGAGGCGACGCACATGAGCATCGCCCCGCCTCACATCCGCTTGTCAGCTGCCCGCAAATGGGGAGACCTTGAGGCCAGGGCCAACCATTGGGAGGAGGCGGCCCAAGGACTGTCGACAGCAGTCAACCTGCTACCCCGTGTCGCTGCACGCTATCTCTGGCGCAGCGACCAAGAACATCAACTCTCCCAATTCCCCGGCCTCGTATCCGACGCCGCCGCAGCCGCGCTGCAGGCAAACAACCCAGAACGAGCCTTGGACCTGCTCGAGCGGGGACGCGGGGTGCTGATCTCGCAGGCCCTTGAGACCCGCAGCGAATCGACCGAACTCCGCGACCGAGCACCTGAGCTAGCCGCACAGTACGAGCTCCTGCGCCAAGAACTCGAGTCAGACCTCCACGCCGGTTCGCCGCCCGCGTCCGAATCGCTCGCTGAGGCGCACGGTGCAGTGGACCGACGCCACAGGACCGCCCTCCGGTGGGACCTCCTCATGGAGGAGATCCGCAGCCGCCCAGAACCCGAACTGCAGAACTTCCTGCTGCCACAAGGATTCGACGCTCTGCGCACTGTCGCCCAAGCGGGCACGGTCATCACCGTCAACGTCAGTGACTACCGATCCGACGCGATCACCCTGACCTCGGACGAGATCCGCGTAGTACCACTGCCAGCCCTCACCAGGGAGACCGTCGCCACGCAGGTTGAAAACTTCGTACGCGCAGTCGACACAGCCCAGGACGCGAAAGCGGATGTGGAAGAACGCTCGGACGCCGAGGAACGCGTGGAGAGTGTTCTCGGCTGGCTCTGGGACGTCCTCGCCGAGCCTGTCCTCACCGACCTCGGCCTGACCGCATCACCTACGCCAGACCAGTCGTGGCCTCGCATCTGGTGGTCCCCGACAGGCCCGCTCAACTTCCTCCCACTCCACGCGGCCGGCCATCACAGCCGCCTGGGCGAGGCTGTCCCACCTACCGTCATGGACCGGGCGGTCTCCTCCTACACCCCCACGCTACGGACTCTGAGCCGCGCGCGGGCGAAACAGCCGACAGACCCGGACATGCCGCACTTGGTCGTCGCCATGCCACACACACCAGGACAGCCGGACCTGCCTGAAGCCGAAGAGGCCGTCAACGTCCTCACCCGGCACTATCCCGGCAAAACCGACCCCCTCGTGGGCTCGGAGGCCACCGTCGACCACGTTCTGTACACCCTTCCCGGACACGTTTGGGCGCATTTCGCCTGCCACGGATGGAGCGACCTCAACAGCCCCTCAGAAAGCAACCTCTCCCTGCACGATGGAAACCTGTCCGTCCTCAAGCTGTCCCAACTCCACATCGAGGACGCTGAGCTCGCCTTCCTGTCCGCATGCAGCACGCAGCACGGACACCCCACACTCGCCGACGAAGCCATCCACATTGCGTCCGCCTTCCAACTCATCGGCTACACCCACGTCATCGGAACGCTTTGGCCCATAGGCGTCAGAACTGCCAGGGACATAACCCGCGACGTCTACACGACCCTTCACTCCGCTGCAGAACCCGACGCAACGGGAGCCTCCAGCGCAGCGCGAGCACTCAGCAGCGCTGTACGTCGCGCCAGAGACAAGGCACCCCGCGTACCCACTCTGTGGGCTTCCTACATTCACACAGGACCTTAA
- a CDS encoding DarT ssDNA thymidine ADP-ribosyltransferase family protein: MTAAESIPAIPDGEGQAEGINALIQERKISEVVHFTTNRGLLGILLQRECKARALLSEDEYLESIYHENTKWRREDPKYWRYVNLSISEPNHSFLRTSSQEWWANEDLFWAVLSFDPVIMTHPGVLFSPSNMGYEGITPVEGLPGAEALFAERVPYGFGKSTPPRGNREPHLPTNPQAEVLYPQAVSTRHLQRIYVLTDEDAAKAEAIVSVSGHDEVDIIVDPVTFGR; the protein is encoded by the coding sequence ATGACCGCGGCAGAGTCGATCCCGGCCATACCGGATGGTGAAGGACAGGCTGAGGGCATCAACGCGCTCATCCAGGAACGCAAGATCAGCGAAGTGGTGCATTTCACCACAAATCGCGGCTTGCTAGGCATACTCCTGCAGCGAGAATGCAAGGCACGGGCACTTCTGTCCGAGGACGAGTATCTGGAGAGCATCTACCACGAGAACACCAAGTGGCGCCGCGAGGACCCGAAATACTGGCGGTACGTGAACCTCAGCATCAGCGAACCCAACCACAGCTTTCTGCGCACCAGCAGCCAAGAGTGGTGGGCGAACGAAGACCTGTTCTGGGCAGTCCTCAGCTTCGATCCCGTCATCATGACGCACCCAGGCGTGCTGTTCTCCCCAAGCAACATGGGATACGAGGGCATCACCCCCGTGGAGGGACTTCCTGGAGCCGAAGCTCTCTTCGCCGAGCGAGTCCCCTACGGATTCGGTAAGAGCACGCCGCCACGCGGCAACCGCGAGCCTCACCTTCCCACGAACCCGCAAGCCGAGGTGCTCTACCCGCAGGCCGTCTCCACACGACACCTGCAGCGCATCTACGTCCTCACTGACGAGGACGCAGCGAAGGCTGAGGCCATTGTCAGTGTCAGCGGACATGATGAGGTCGACATCATTGTCGACCCGGTCACGTTCGGCAGGTAA